Proteins from one Desulfonema limicola genomic window:
- a CDS encoding adenosine kinase, producing the protein MFNFNKDKQIIAGIGSALVDILINEDDDFLNKIGAVKGGMKYVDTQFIDQTISQACSKPSIVPGGSACNTIIGVGRLGGKARFIGKSGSGEMADFFQANLIKNNVEPFLFKSDSQTGRVLSIITPDAQRSMLTYLGASAEATPGEITKDCFKGAAIVHIEGYLLFNKELMLAALKAAKQAGALISLDLASFTVVEEAKEFIEKITDEYIDILIANEDEASAFTGFIDEQKAISALSEKAEIAVLKLGAKGSCIAHDNKFIKIEPQGSGYPVDTTGAGDLWASGFLFGLAQGFSLEKSGQIGSLCGYEVCQVIGAEISEQGWQKIKAFI; encoded by the coding sequence ATGTTTAATTTTAACAAAGACAAGCAGATCATTGCAGGCATAGGATCCGCACTTGTGGACATATTAATCAATGAAGATGATGATTTTCTCAATAAAATTGGGGCTGTGAAAGGCGGTATGAAATATGTTGATACACAATTCATAGATCAGACTATTTCCCAGGCATGTTCAAAACCTTCAATTGTTCCAGGTGGTTCTGCATGTAATACAATTATTGGTGTGGGCAGGCTGGGAGGAAAAGCAAGATTTATAGGTAAAAGCGGCAGTGGAGAAATGGCAGATTTTTTCCAGGCTAATCTCATAAAAAACAATGTCGAACCTTTTCTCTTTAAATCAGATTCTCAAACAGGAAGAGTTCTTTCAATTATTACACCTGATGCCCAGCGTTCCATGCTTACATACCTGGGAGCTTCTGCTGAAGCAACTCCCGGCGAAATTACAAAGGATTGTTTTAAAGGAGCTGCTATTGTCCATATTGAAGGTTATCTATTGTTTAACAAAGAATTAATGCTTGCTGCATTAAAAGCTGCAAAACAAGCAGGGGCGCTGATATCGCTTGATCTTGCCAGCTTTACTGTTGTTGAGGAAGCAAAAGAGTTTATTGAAAAAATTACAGATGAATATATAGATATTTTAATTGCCAATGAGGATGAAGCCAGTGCTTTTACAGGCTTTATTGATGAACAAAAAGCTATTTCCGCTCTTTCGGAAAAAGCTGAAATAGCAGTATTGAAACTCGGGGCAAAAGGAAGCTGTATTGCCCATGATAACAAATTTATAAAGATTGAACCACAGGGAAGCGGATATCCTGTTGATACAACAGGAGCTGGGGATCTTTGGGCTTCAGGTTTCCTGTTTGGTCTTGCCCAGGGATTTTCCCTTGAAAAATCAGGACAGATAGGCTCTTTATGCGGATATGAGGTCTGCCAGGTTATTGGTGCAGAGATTTCAGAACAGGGCTGGCAGAAAATAAAAGCATTTATTTAA
- a CDS encoding SH3 domain-containing protein translates to MIKKWSLPLFILVIIYSSTAFAERMSINVPMANVRSGPGTKYKVLWKLEKYHPLQIMKKSGSWYYFRDYEGDNGWIFKGILGKEASVIAIKNKCNVRSGPGTNFDIVFTVEKGVPLKIIERKNEWIHVSHSDGDKGWIHQMLVW, encoded by the coding sequence ATGATAAAAAAATGGTCTCTGCCGCTGTTTATCCTGGTGATTATATACAGCAGCACTGCATTTGCAGAACGCATGAGTATAAATGTTCCTATGGCAAATGTCCGTTCTGGCCCTGGGACTAAATATAAAGTTTTGTGGAAACTGGAAAAATACCATCCTTTGCAGATTATGAAAAAATCAGGTTCATGGTATTATTTTCGTGATTACGAAGGAGACAATGGCTGGATATTTAAGGGCATTCTTGGCAAAGAAGCTTCGGTTATAGCCATAAAGAATAAATGTAATGTACGTTCAGGTCCTGGCACGAATTTTGATATTGTTTTTACTGTTGAAAAAGGTGTTCCCCTGAAAATTATAGAACGTAAAAATGAATGGATTCATGTCAGCCATTCTGATGGAGATAAAGGGTGGATTCATCAGATGCTGGTTTGGTAA
- a CDS encoding metallophosphoesterase family protein: MKNFFAVGDIHGCYDKLKSLMEILDNHIDPDSDTIIFLGDYIDRGPNSFEVVEYLVNLKERFKNTVFLKGNHEEMLEQYLAGLDKYTYLVNGGQQTLESYMEKNNSGDSPIPRTHINFFSSLSLFFETRDYIFVHAGLKEKTSVENQISDDLLWIRGKFLHSNYNFGKKVVFGHTPFPEPLVQDNKIGIDTGAVYGNKLTCVKLPQLEFYQV, encoded by the coding sequence ATGAAAAATTTTTTTGCTGTCGGCGACATTCATGGATGTTATGATAAACTGAAATCTCTTATGGAGATACTGGATAATCATATAGATCCTGATAGCGATACAATTATTTTTCTTGGGGATTATATTGACAGGGGGCCAAATTCTTTTGAAGTTGTAGAATATCTTGTTAATCTAAAAGAAAGATTCAAAAATACTGTTTTTTTAAAAGGCAATCACGAAGAGATGCTGGAACAATATCTGGCCGGCCTGGATAAATATACCTATCTTGTAAACGGGGGGCAGCAGACTCTGGAAAGCTATATGGAAAAAAATAATTCAGGAGATTCTCCAATTCCCAGAACACACATTAATTTTTTTTCATCATTATCTCTTTTTTTTGAAACCAGGGATTATATTTTTGTACATGCTGGATTAAAAGAAAAGACATCTGTTGAAAATCAGATTTCCGATGATCTGCTGTGGATAAGGGGAAAATTTCTTCACTCAAATTATAATTTTGGAAAAAAGGTTGTTTTTGGTCATACACCATTTCCAGAACCCCTGGTTCAGGACAACAAGATAGGAATTGATACAGGGGCTGTTTACGGCAACAAACTGACCTGTGTAAAACTGCCCCAGCTTGAATTTTATCAGGTCTAA
- a CDS encoding radical SAM protein, producing the protein MAYNEPVYIKTIARGQLKEKIRQAWKILKSCILCPRECRVDRLSGETGICKTGKNARVSSFNPHFGEESPLAGTNGSGTIFFTHCNLMCLFCQNYEISHHGYGEDVSLEQLAKIMLILQDKGCHNINFVTPSHVVPQILSALEIAVEKGLRIPLIYNTGSYDKVSTLKILEDVFDIYMPDFKFWNPELAKKACDAQDYPETARQALIEMHRQVGDLKINESGIAEHGVLIRHLVLPDMLAGTPEIMKFIAEISTDSYVNIMPQYRPCGKAGQIKGLDAFLLESEYDMALKAARDQGILRLDKPHRIFRFVY; encoded by the coding sequence ATGGCATACAATGAACCTGTATATATTAAAACCATTGCCAGGGGGCAGCTTAAAGAAAAAATCAGGCAGGCATGGAAAATCCTTAAATCCTGCATCCTTTGTCCAAGGGAATGCAGGGTTGACCGGCTTTCAGGAGAAACAGGGATTTGTAAAACCGGGAAAAATGCCCGTGTTTCAAGTTTTAATCCCCATTTTGGCGAAGAATCTCCTCTTGCGGGAACTAATGGTTCAGGAACAATTTTTTTTACCCACTGCAATCTAATGTGTTTATTCTGCCAGAATTATGAAATAAGCCATCATGGTTATGGAGAGGATGTCAGTTTAGAACAGCTTGCTAAAATCATGCTGATATTACAGGATAAAGGATGCCATAATATAAATTTTGTAACCCCTTCCCATGTTGTTCCCCAGATTCTTTCAGCTCTTGAGATTGCTGTTGAAAAAGGTCTGAGAATCCCCCTTATTTACAATACAGGTTCCTATGACAAGGTTTCCACACTCAAGATACTTGAGGATGTTTTTGATATTTATATGCCAGACTTTAAATTCTGGAATCCTGAACTTGCAAAAAAAGCGTGTGATGCCCAAGATTACCCTGAAACAGCCAGGCAGGCCTTGATTGAGATGCACAGACAGGTTGGTGACCTTAAAATAAATGAATCGGGGATTGCAGAACACGGGGTTTTAATACGTCATCTTGTCTTGCCGGATATGCTTGCAGGAACCCCTGAAATAATGAAATTTATAGCTGAAATATCCACTGACAGCTATGTTAATATTATGCCCCAGTACAGGCCGTGCGGAAAAGCAGGCCAGATAAAAGGGCTTGATGCCTTTCTTTTGGAATCAGAATATGATATGGCATTAAAAGCAGCCCGCGATCAGGGTATTTTAAGGCTTGACAAGCCCCATCGTATATTCAGGTTTGTGTATTAA
- a CDS encoding transcriptional repressor, whose amino-acid sequence MKHIHHQEKEQFKQLFSRENIDKFEDRFKILEIFLQSEQHVTEQDLIQSLNKNGHEFNPEFVADTLNLMCRFGFAQKNEFDDGVIRYEHRHLGDNHDHMICTRCGKITEFRDHELEAMHVRVASMHGFHMLQHGLSIYGICSECISQRTPLIPLALGQKREILTVSEFTGGMASRMRLLSMGLRIGDKVEIISNSGNGQLVIAVDCKRYAIGRGLAEKILVRPGQ is encoded by the coding sequence ATGAAACATATTCATCATCAGGAAAAAGAGCAGTTTAAGCAGCTTTTCAGCCGTGAAAATATTGACAAATTTGAAGATCGTTTTAAAATCCTTGAGATTTTTCTTCAATCAGAACAACATGTTACTGAGCAGGACTTGATTCAAAGTCTTAATAAAAACGGACATGAATTTAATCCTGAATTTGTTGCTGATACCTTAAATCTTATGTGCAGATTCGGTTTTGCCCAGAAGAATGAATTTGATGATGGTGTAATACGTTATGAACACAGGCATCTAGGGGATAATCACGATCACATGATATGTACCAGGTGCGGAAAGATTACAGAATTCAGGGATCATGAACTTGAAGCCATGCATGTTCGTGTTGCATCAATGCATGGTTTTCATATGCTTCAGCATGGATTGTCTATTTACGGAATTTGTTCTGAATGTATAAGCCAGCGTACTCCTCTTATTCCCCTTGCCCTGGGCCAAAAACGCGAGATACTGACTGTAAGCGAATTTACAGGAGGAATGGCATCCAGAATGCGGCTTTTAAGCATGGGGCTGAGGATAGGAGACAAGGTAGAAATTATCAGCAATTCCGGCAACGGACAGCTAGTTATTGCTGTGGACTGCAAAAGATATGCAATAGGACGGGGACTTGCAGAAAAAATACTTGTAAGACCCGGGCAATAA
- a CDS encoding FmdB family zinc ribbon protein, translated as MPIYEFKCLKCNEYFEILVTRTKEDVAMECPKCKSEEFERVLSTTSYSMGDGQAKGAGVKTISKQCSGGSCTTYEVPGATR; from the coding sequence ATGCCGATATATGAGTTTAAATGTTTGAAATGCAATGAATATTTTGAAATTCTTGTAACCCGTACCAAAGAAGATGTGGCAATGGAATGCCCTAAATGCAAATCAGAAGAATTTGAACGTGTTCTCAGTACTACCAGTTATTCCATGGGAGATGGACAGGCAAAAGGTGCAGGGGTAAAGACAATCTCCAAGCAGTGTTCAGGGGGATCATGTACAACTTATGAAGTTCCAGGGGCAACACGGTAA
- a CDS encoding DUF6178 family protein, with translation MNTIYTMNKDIEQKQIIQNRLHELYLKRVEILSLSPEDALNRILEQRQPFPLVHSFPEYDFYFLIHDIGLDDSLELLSMASGRQWEYILDAEIWQKDRIDLSAATQWMNLLMKSDPDRMVRWSVEEKKDLIEYYLFNNIDLIIREHDQDPSDFDDDYFTDDEFFYVRLKDINLDPETDKITKEQRDEFLREFLTRLSAYDHIMYQNILLESSSLIPAEMEEESLRLRNVRIAEKGFIPFDEAVGIYQPVKPDFFQNHVKKNTIRKPDDINIPVPLYASQILDKDNLFSHALEKIDSYEVLQNLQTEFALLCNQIIAADHQIIRQKDQLKKIVKKACSYLSMGLDILGNKEPGQHIYLIKKFQLLHIFKLGYGQGLQLKWDAESWRRQSWFESKKLSLGFWDEEWLGVLGGLLIKKPLFFDNYKTGVLYREFYSLNDIKESRDVLEKIQAVDWLFSFMNIEFINISGLITWKNSILSLWARNYLNLHEVVEPVNLDIFKKFYKDLWKEDLYGRKIHADMKSLFIKWLSNKTGLEIYEISEKTGHIFEELFNEIEQEYSSVSEQNLDPKYITLFLLC, from the coding sequence ATGAATACAATTTACACCATGAATAAAGATATTGAACAAAAACAAATAATCCAAAACAGGCTTCATGAACTTTACTTAAAAAGGGTTGAAATCCTGTCCCTTTCTCCAGAAGATGCGCTTAATCGTATTCTTGAACAGAGACAGCCGTTTCCCCTGGTTCATTCATTTCCAGAATATGATTTTTATTTTCTGATTCATGACATAGGACTTGACGACTCTCTTGAACTTCTTTCAATGGCATCCGGCCGCCAGTGGGAATATATTCTGGATGCTGAAATCTGGCAAAAAGACAGGATTGATCTAAGTGCAGCCACACAATGGATGAATCTGCTGATGAAATCCGACCCTGACCGCATGGTGCGCTGGTCTGTTGAAGAAAAAAAAGATTTAATTGAATATTATCTTTTTAATAATATTGACTTGATTATCCGGGAACATGACCAGGATCCGTCAGATTTTGATGATGATTATTTTACAGATGATGAATTCTTTTACGTCAGGCTGAAAGATATTAATTTAGATCCTGAAACTGATAAAATTACCAAAGAACAAAGAGATGAATTTCTCAGGGAATTTCTCACAAGGCTTTCAGCTTATGACCATATAATGTATCAGAATATTCTCTTGGAATCTTCTTCTTTAATACCTGCTGAAATGGAAGAAGAATCTTTACGGCTCAGAAATGTGCGTATTGCAGAAAAAGGATTTATTCCTTTTGATGAAGCTGTCGGCATTTATCAGCCTGTAAAACCTGATTTTTTTCAAAATCATGTTAAAAAAAATACAATCAGGAAACCTGATGATATTAACATACCAGTTCCTTTATATGCCTCACAAATCCTGGATAAAGACAATCTATTTTCCCATGCTTTGGAAAAAATAGATTCTTATGAAGTTTTACAGAATCTGCAAACAGAATTTGCACTGCTCTGCAACCAGATTATAGCAGCAGATCATCAGATTATCAGGCAAAAAGATCAATTAAAAAAAATTGTTAAAAAAGCATGTTCTTATCTGAGCATGGGACTTGATATTCTGGGAAACAAAGAACCGGGGCAGCACATATATTTAATTAAAAAATTCCAGCTTCTGCATATATTCAAACTGGGCTATGGTCAGGGTCTGCAATTAAAATGGGATGCTGAATCATGGCGCAGGCAAAGCTGGTTTGAAAGTAAAAAACTGTCTCTTGGTTTCTGGGATGAAGAATGGCTGGGGGTACTGGGAGGTCTTTTAATAAAAAAACCTCTTTTTTTTGACAATTATAAAACAGGGGTTTTATATCGTGAGTTTTATTCTTTAAATGATATAAAGGAAAGTCGGGACGTACTTGAAAAAATTCAGGCTGTTGACTGGCTTTTTTCCTTTATGAATATAGAGTTTATAAATATTTCAGGGTTGATAACATGGAAAAATTCAATCCTGAGCCTTTGGGCCAGGAATTATTTAAATCTGCATGAAGTTGTTGAACCTGTTAATCTTGATATATTTAAGAAATTTTATAAAGACTTATGGAAAGAAGACCTGTATGGCAGGAAAATCCATGCCGATATGAAATCTTTATTTATCAAATGGCTTTCAAATAAAACAGGGCTGGAAATATATGAAATTTCTGAAAAAACAGGCCATATTTTTGAAGAACTTTTTAATGAAATAGAGCAGGAATACAGCTCTGTATCAGAACAAAATCTTGATCCAAAATATATTACTCTTTTTTTGCTTTGTTGA
- a CDS encoding AmpG family muropeptide MFS transporter, with amino-acid sequence MNENNKPSIIKMIFSPRMLVAFIMGFSCGMPLLLTISVLQAWMKDEGVDLAVIGMMALVGIPYTVKFLWAPFLDRFTLPFLGRRRGWLLVSQSALALSIAWLGMSDPKDHPWVLAFAAFLVTFFSATQDIVVDAYRREDLSDEELGLGSSLYINGYRAGMLLASGGGLIMADYMPYSMVYLIMAACMLPGILTTIFTSEPEIADGTPKTIKAAVFEPMIEYFTRKNALWILAFILFYKIGDTMAMAMTTPFYLDLGFSKTEIGTVVKIFGFWATIGGSLAGGILMLKLGINRALWVFGFLQAVSILGFVALAHAGYNITALSGVIAFENLSGGMGTAAYAAFMASITNKKFTATQYALLSSLMGIPRVMAAAPTGFLAKNLGWEGFFLVCTFMAVPGMLLLLKFAPWHSKPPELY; translated from the coding sequence GTGAATGAAAATAATAAGCCGTCAATAATAAAAATGATCTTTAGCCCCAGGATGCTGGTAGCCTTTATTATGGGCTTTTCCTGCGGTATGCCCCTGCTTTTGACTATCAGTGTTTTACAGGCATGGATGAAAGATGAAGGGGTTGACCTGGCAGTTATAGGCATGATGGCTCTGGTGGGGATTCCATATACTGTCAAATTTCTATGGGCTCCTTTTCTTGACCGTTTTACCCTGCCTTTTCTTGGACGCAGAAGGGGCTGGCTTCTAGTTTCCCAGTCTGCCCTGGCATTGTCCATTGCCTGGCTGGGAATGAGTGATCCCAAAGATCATCCCTGGGTTCTGGCATTTGCAGCTTTTCTTGTAACATTTTTCAGTGCTACCCAGGATATTGTAGTAGATGCCTACCGGCGTGAAGATCTTTCAGATGAAGAACTGGGGCTGGGATCATCTCTTTATATTAACGGATATCGTGCAGGAATGCTTCTTGCTTCAGGCGGAGGCCTGATTATGGCTGATTATATGCCCTATTCAATGGTTTATCTAATCATGGCAGCCTGTATGCTTCCCGGTATATTAACCACTATTTTTACCTCTGAACCTGAGATTGCAGATGGAACACCAAAAACCATAAAAGCTGCTGTTTTTGAGCCTATGATTGAATATTTTACAAGAAAGAATGCTCTCTGGATACTGGCATTTATTCTTTTTTATAAAATAGGAGATACAATGGCTATGGCAATGACTACTCCTTTTTATCTTGATCTTGGTTTTTCAAAAACAGAGATTGGGACTGTTGTTAAAATTTTCGGTTTTTGGGCAACCATTGGAGGCAGTCTTGCAGGCGGTATTTTAATGCTCAAACTGGGGATTAACCGTGCCTTGTGGGTTTTTGGGTTTCTCCAGGCTGTATCTATCCTGGGATTTGTGGCACTTGCCCATGCGGGATACAACATAACTGCACTTTCAGGTGTTATTGCTTTTGAAAATTTAAGCGGTGGCATGGGTACTGCTGCATATGCAGCTTTTATGGCAAGCATTACCAATAAAAAATTTACTGCCACCCAGTATGCACTTTTAAGCAGCCTTATGGGAATCCCGAGAGTTATGGCAGCAGCTCCCACAGGATTTCTTGCCAAGAACCTGGGATGGGAAGGTTTTTTCCTGGTATGTACATTTATGGCTGTTCCAGGTATGCTTTTGCTGCTTAAATTTGCACCCTGGCATTCAAAACCGCCTGAGCTGTATTGA
- the pepN gene encoding aminopeptidase N, with product MEKPEVKYLKDYRPPAYWIDNTELNFDLQETNTLVKSVLNIRRNNDLSDKTIPLVLDGKNLELLFVKIDKKHLDSDKYQINSENLTIYDVPESFSLEVTTKIQPQNNTSLEGLYKAGGIFCTQCEAEGFRKITYFPDRPDVMSKYSCTITADREKYPILLSNGNLINSGMTDQNRHWAQWEDPFKKPSYLFALVAGDLVYIEDFYKTKSGRSVTLRIYVEHMNIDKCGHAMQSLKKAMKWDEDVFGLEYDLDIYMIVAVNDFNMGAMENKGLNIFNSKYVLAKPETATDIDFWNIERVIAHEYFHNWTGNRVTLKNWFQLSLKEGLTVFRDQEFSSDMTSRPVKRISDVRSLRSFQFPEDAGPMAHPVRPESYIEMDNFYTMTVYEKGAEIIRMIHRILGKQGFRKGMNLYFKRHDGQAVTTEDFVKAMEDANQADLRQFRLWYSQAGTPEISVKRAYNHKNKTYSMTFTQKCPPSPGMSEKKAMHIPVAVGLLDKAGNDMPLQLAGQDKPEGTTILLNLYKTTQTFEFVNVYEPPVPSILRGFSAPVKLRAEYTSREQAFLLANDSDEFHRWDSGQRFFAGTMINMVQGKIKNHDPDVLGAIIEPFRKTLLSTELDKAFISHVLTLPSESELGILISETAPIDPELIHQVRRFITHAIAKALKNDFERIYQDNQEKGLYNIDAESIARRSLKNLALSYLGMLETPEIIKIACNQFNKAENMTDEIAALGVLSHIQCSEREKAIDDFYQKWKSDTLVLDKWFAIQAGSQIPGIIDKIKELLNHPDFSIKNPNKVRALVSSFCGMNPWQFHHISGNGYKFMTDRILELNAINPQIAARMAGIFNHWKKYEPSRQKLMKAELEKIINTPDISRHVYEIVSKALV from the coding sequence ATGGAGAAACCTGAAGTAAAATATCTTAAAGATTATCGTCCTCCTGCATATTGGATAGATAATACGGAACTGAATTTTGATTTACAGGAAACAAATACTCTGGTTAAATCTGTATTAAATATCCGCAGAAATAATGATCTGTCAGATAAGACCATACCCCTTGTTCTGGACGGGAAAAATCTTGAACTGCTTTTTGTAAAAATAGATAAAAAACATCTTGATTCAGATAAATATCAAATAAATTCTGAAAATCTTACAATCTATGATGTTCCTGAATCTTTTTCACTTGAAGTTACAACTAAAATCCAGCCTCAAAATAATACATCTCTGGAGGGATTGTATAAAGCTGGAGGAATTTTCTGCACCCAGTGTGAAGCTGAAGGATTTCGCAAGATAACATATTTTCCTGACCGGCCTGATGTTATGTCAAAATATTCCTGCACCATTACAGCAGACAGGGAAAAATATCCAATACTTTTATCTAATGGCAATCTTATAAATTCAGGTATGACAGATCAAAACCGGCACTGGGCCCAATGGGAAGACCCGTTTAAAAAACCTTCCTATCTTTTTGCTCTTGTTGCAGGGGATCTGGTTTATATTGAAGATTTTTACAAAACAAAATCAGGCCGCAGCGTAACATTGCGCATATATGTAGAACATATGAATATTGATAAATGCGGACATGCCATGCAGTCCTTGAAAAAAGCCATGAAATGGGATGAGGATGTATTTGGCCTGGAATATGATCTGGATATTTACATGATTGTTGCTGTAAATGATTTTAATATGGGAGCAATGGAAAATAAAGGACTGAACATATTTAATTCAAAATATGTGCTTGCAAAACCTGAAACTGCAACAGATATTGATTTCTGGAATATTGAAAGGGTTATTGCCCATGAATATTTTCACAACTGGACAGGAAACAGGGTAACATTGAAAAACTGGTTTCAGCTCAGTCTTAAAGAAGGGCTGACGGTTTTTCGGGATCAGGAATTTTCATCAGACATGACATCCAGACCTGTCAAGCGCATCTCTGATGTTCGTTCCCTGCGCTCATTTCAGTTTCCAGAAGATGCAGGGCCTATGGCTCATCCGGTCAGACCTGAATCATATATTGAAATGGATAATTTCTATACCATGACAGTTTATGAAAAAGGGGCAGAAATAATAAGAATGATTCACCGGATTCTGGGTAAACAAGGCTTTCGCAAAGGAATGAATCTTTATTTTAAGCGCCATGACGGCCAGGCAGTTACTACCGAAGATTTTGTCAAAGCCATGGAAGATGCCAATCAGGCAGATTTGAGGCAGTTCAGGCTCTGGTATTCCCAGGCAGGTACGCCTGAAATCTCTGTTAAGCGGGCATATAACCATAAAAACAAAACCTATTCCATGACCTTTACCCAAAAATGCCCTCCCAGCCCGGGCATGTCAGAAAAAAAAGCCATGCACATACCTGTTGCAGTTGGCTTGCTGGATAAAGCAGGAAATGATATGCCGCTCCAGCTTGCAGGACAAGATAAACCTGAAGGCACAACCATACTTCTCAACCTTTATAAAACAACACAGACATTTGAATTTGTTAATGTTTATGAACCGCCGGTTCCATCTATTTTAAGAGGGTTTTCAGCACCTGTAAAACTTAGAGCTGAATACACCAGCCGGGAACAGGCATTTCTTCTTGCCAATGATTCTGACGAATTTCACCGATGGGATTCAGGCCAGAGGTTTTTTGCCGGAACAATGATTAATATGGTACAAGGTAAAATAAAAAACCATGATCCTGATGTATTGGGAGCTATTATTGAACCTTTTAGAAAAACACTTTTAAGTACAGAACTTGACAAAGCTTTTATTTCCCATGTACTTACACTTCCCAGTGAGTCTGAACTTGGAATTCTCATAAGTGAAACAGCACCTATTGATCCTGAATTAATCCACCAGGTGCGCCGGTTTATAACACATGCCATTGCAAAAGCATTAAAAAATGATTTTGAAAGAATCTATCAAGATAACCAGGAAAAAGGTTTATATAATATTGATGCAGAATCTATTGCAAGACGCAGTTTAAAAAATCTGGCATTAAGCTATCTTGGTATGCTGGAAACACCTGAAATCATAAAGATTGCCTGTAATCAATTTAACAAAGCAGAAAACATGACCGATGAAATCGCTGCCCTGGGTGTACTTTCTCATATACAATGCAGTGAAAGGGAAAAGGCAATTGATGATTTTTATCAAAAATGGAAATCAGATACCCTGGTTTTGGATAAATGGTTTGCAATTCAGGCTGGATCTCAAATCCCCGGGATTATTGATAAAATAAAGGAACTTTTAAACCATCCTGATTTTTCCATAAAAAATCCAAATAAGGTCAGGGCTCTTGTTTCTTCATTCTGCGGAATGAATCCCTGGCAGTTTCATCATATATCTGGAAACGGATATAAGTTTATGACAGACAGGATACTGGAACTTAATGCAATAAATCCCCAGATTGCAGCACGTATGGCCGGGATTTTTAATCACTGGAAAAAATATGAACCCAGCCGCCAGAAACTCATGAAAGCTGAACTGGAAAAAATTATTAACACACCTGACATAAGCAGGCATGTTTATGAGATTGTATCAAAGGCTCTGGTGTAG
- a CDS encoding iron-sulfur cluster assembly scaffold protein: MTQNPNTILEEHSICYLEMAFRNDRHGILKNADGHGKKTGECGDTIEMFLSVENSIIENIFFQVEGCLNTNACSNAVAELAQGKTIEEAWNIITPEAISGYLESLPPDHIHCAELAAGAFYLALTDYQNIKQNPWKKAYR; encoded by the coding sequence ATGACTCAAAATCCAAACACAATATTGGAAGAACATTCCATTTGTTACCTGGAAATGGCATTTCGTAATGACAGGCATGGAATCTTAAAAAATGCTGATGGACACGGGAAAAAAACAGGTGAATGCGGTGATACCATTGAAATGTTTTTATCTGTGGAAAACAGTATAATTGAAAACATATTCTTCCAGGTTGAAGGATGCCTGAATACCAACGCCTGCTCCAATGCTGTTGCCGAACTGGCTCAAGGAAAAACAATTGAAGAAGCATGGAATATCATCACCCCTGAAGCCATATCAGGGTACCTGGAAAGCCTGCCGCCGGATCATATACATTGTGCTGAACTGGCAGCAGGAGCATTTTATCTTGCTTTAACAGATTATCAGAACATAAAACAGAATCCCTGGAAAAAAGCATACCGCTGA
- a CDS encoding RsbRD N-terminal domain-containing protein, with protein MGLEKLLAENKNVIIKKWFEQVVDTYPSDTSNFLKKQKDPFANPVGNTTRQSLDSLFDEILKKNPDKEAIRASIDPVIRIRAVQTMFSPSQAVSFPYFLKNIIRDYLQNELKDTDSLKTLLEFELKIDMANLIAFDIFVQCRETVWGLRANHEKTKIYKAFSRAGLVEEIPENRPGL; from the coding sequence ATGGGTCTTGAAAAGCTGTTAGCTGAAAATAAAAATGTAATTATTAAAAAGTGGTTTGAGCAGGTTGTGGATACCTATCCTTCTGATACGTCAAATTTTTTAAAAAAACAAAAAGACCCTTTTGCCAATCCGGTGGGAAATACTACCAGACAGAGTCTTGATTCTTTGTTTGATGAAATTTTGAAAAAAAATCCAGACAAGGAAGCCATTCGGGCATCTATTGATCCAGTTATAAGGATCAGGGCAGTTCAGACCATGTTTTCTCCTTCCCAGGCTGTTAGTTTTCCGTATTTTCTTAAAAACATCATAAGAGATTATCTGCAAAACGAACTTAAAGATACAGATTCCTTGAAAACTCTTCTGGAATTTGAATTAAAGATAGATATGGCAAACCTTATTGCATTTGATATCTTTGTTCAATGCAGGGAAACTGTATGGGGGCTGAGAGCAAATCATGAAAAAACCAAGATTTACAAGGCTTTTTCAAGAGCAGGTTTGGTTGAAGAGATTCCGGAAAATAGACCGGGACTTTAG